In Puntigrus tetrazona isolate hp1 chromosome 18, ASM1883169v1, whole genome shotgun sequence, one genomic interval encodes:
- the pex11a gene encoding LOW QUALITY PROTEIN: peroxisomal membrane protein 11A (The sequence of the model RefSeq protein was modified relative to this genomic sequence to represent the inferred CDS: inserted 1 base in 1 codon; deleted 1 base in 1 codon): METFISFSNQSQGRDRIFRATQYACALAKYLLRNEAKRKELVKKLQFLESNMSSGRKLFRLGNTINSIHAAXSTLHISDPILRFCLTFTNLNRALYFICDNVLWARSIGLIQDIDKERWSLNSTRFYFLSLVTNLTRDVYVIIQLMVQKSRERHFKQKMEQHLNESPGVACAIVPQLGAFLFLLLESLRNEPSVALDSVKNVCDLFIPLDKLGIYQTNAGVVGFCGLVSSILGILSVLRPGLKIKP; encoded by the exons ATGGAAACTTTCATCAGCTTCAGTAACCAAAGTCAAGGAAGGGACCGTATATTCAG AGCAACCCAATATGCATGTGCTCTGGCGAAATACCTGCTGAGAAATGAAGCGAAGAGAAAAGAGCTGGTGAAAAAGCTGCAGTTTCTGGAGTCCAATATGAGTTCAGGGCGGAAGC ttttcaggcTTGGGAACACCATCAACTCGATCCATGCGG AGAGCACTCTTCACATTTCTGACCCCATTTTGCGCTTTTGCCTTACTTTTACCAATCTCAACCGTGCCTTGTATTTCATCTGTGACAACGTACTCTGGGCCAGAAGTATCGGGCTGATACAAGACATCGACAAAGAGCGCTGGAGCTTGAACTCCACTCGCTTCTATTTCCTGTCCTTGGTCACGAATCTAACCAGAGACGTCTATGTGATCATCCAGCTCATGGTGCAGAAGTCCCGGGAACGACACTTCAAGCAAAAAATGGAGCAGCACCTCAACGAAAGCCCGGGCGTGGCCTGCGCCATCGTGCCTCAGCTCGGCGCGTTCCTCTTCCTTCTCCTCGAGAGCCTCAGAAACGAACCGTCTGTGGCTCTCGAT TCCGTTAAAAACGTCTGCGACCTTTTCATTCCGCTCGACAAACTGGGCATTTACCAAACAAATGCAGGGGTGGTGGGCTTCTGTGGCCTCGTTTCTTCTATTTTGGGCATATTGTCAGTTTTGAGGCCCGGCCTCAAGATCAAGCCGTGA